From one bacterium genomic stretch:
- a CDS encoding nucleotidyltransferase family protein, giving the protein MIAGVVLAAGRSTRMGTPKLLLTLSGRSVLRHVVDHVRASRCGEIVVVVGETADRMAEEVRAPGVRVVVNDRYREGMGTSLAAGVSMLSPDCDAAVVLLGDQPCVTPEVIDALIDAYRRTHKPIVASRYGDVTGAPTLIGAALFNEARRLEGDVGGRFLIQQHPDLVEEVQVSPSAAVDVDTPEEFARLRAALEEGAAPPGSV; this is encoded by the coding sequence GTGATCGCCGGCGTCGTCCTCGCCGCGGGCCGATCTACGCGGATGGGGACGCCAAAGCTTCTGCTCACCCTGTCCGGCCGGAGCGTGCTCCGGCACGTCGTCGACCACGTCCGCGCATCGCGCTGCGGGGAGATCGTGGTGGTTGTGGGGGAGACGGCGGACCGGATGGCCGAGGAGGTTCGCGCCCCCGGTGTGCGCGTCGTCGTGAACGACCGCTACCGCGAGGGCATGGGGACGTCGCTCGCGGCCGGAGTCTCGATGCTTTCGCCGGACTGCGATGCAGCCGTTGTCCTGCTCGGGGACCAGCCGTGTGTGACCCCGGAAGTGATCGACGCCCTCATCGACGCCTACCGAAGGACGCACAAGCCGATCGTCGCATCCAGATACGGGGACGTGACAGGCGCTCCGACGCTCATCGGCGCAGCGCTCTTTAATGAAGCGCGGCGGCTCGAGGGAGACGTGGGCGGCCGGTTCTTGATTCAGCAACATCCGGATCTGGTGGAAGAGGTCCAGGTGTCCCCCTCGGCGGCGGTCGACGTCGATACGCCCGAGGAGTTTGCCCGTCTCCGGGCGGCGCTCGAAGAGGGGGCGGCGCCTCCCGGTTCTGT